The following nucleotide sequence is from Halorussus caseinilyticus.
GAAATTGCTGAACTCGCCAGTCGTTTCGAGAACGAAAGCGCCGTCGTTGCGGGTGAAGAGCTAACCGAATCCCAGATTCGCCTGTACACAGAGACCGACGACGAGACCGTTTACGAAGTTGAGACGGAAACGGGTGAGACTGTCGAGGCGACCGCGGACCATCCCTTTTCCACTCCGGAAGGTATGAAAGAGCTTAGTGAGCTTTCGGAGGGCGACGAGATTTACACCCATCCTTTCGAGGGGGTTGCAGACGAAGACCCGGACGAGTTCGTCCTTCTCGACGAATCGGACTTCGAAGAAGAGAGCCAGCAACTCGTCCGCGTCTTGAAAGAGCGTGACGTTCTTCCCTTGAAGTCAACTGACTCCGAACTCGCGCCGCTTCTGAAATTAGTCGGCTTCCATACCGGTGACGGTGCTATCGGCCACGGTGGTCAGACGTGGTTCTACGGCGAACCAGCGGACCTCCGAGCGATTCAGGATGACATCCGACGGGTTGGATTCAAGCCGTCGAAAATCTACTCCCGTGAGCGAGACCACGACATCGACGGGACGGAGTTCACTCGAACGGAACACAGCGTTCGGTCCACTTCAAAAGCATTCCAGCGTCTTCTGGTGAAACTCGGCGCTCCCGAGGGGCGAAAAGTCGAGTCAGACTTTACTATCCCATCGTACCTCGACCGTCTCACGAACTGGCAACGCGCACTTTATCTCTCGGCATTCTTCGGTGCAGAGATGAGTGCCCCGTCAGCAATGGCCGACAAGAACCTCTACTGCCCGAAGGTTTCGCAGAACCGAACGGTAGAGAACGCCGAAGCGGGGCGACGATTCCTCGAAAAGATGGCCGACTACCTTGGTGAACTCGGAATTGAAACGAACGAAATCGAGTCGTTCGATACCGACTCGAACCGTAACCACGAGATGCGACGGTTCCGTCTCGGTATTACGAACGACTCACAGAACCTCGTTCGGTTCTTCACGACTGTCGGCTACCGATACAACCGAGAAAAGCGGACGAAAGCAGTCTTAGCAACGCAGTATCTCAAGACGAAAGAGAAAGCCATCGAAAAACGCGAGCGCATCGCCGAGAAAGCAGTCGTACTTGCGGATGGAGGTACAGCGGTTTCTGAAATCAAGACTCAGTACGACATTAACGGTCGCTTCATCGAGCGAAGCGTCTGGAGTGGTCGAGACGGACGACCACGACCACCCGCGGACTTCCCCAGTTTTGAGGAGTTCTGCGAAGCAACGGAGGTTCAAGAGAACCTAACGGTCAAAACGACTATCGACTCGATTTCCGAAGCGGGTTCCGAGACTGTCTACGACATTGGTGTCGAACACGATGCACACAACTTCGTCGCAAATCAGTTCGTCGTGTCTAATTGCGGCGTCAGGATGATGAAGACGAACCTCTCCTACGAGGACGTGCGGGGCCGCGAGGAGGAACTCGTGGACGCCCTCTTTGCGAACGTCCCGTCGGGTCTCGGCGGTGGCGGCATCGTGGAGGGCGACATCGACGCCGTGGACGCCATCCTCGACCGGGGGATGGAGTGGGCGCTCGAAGAAGGGTGGGCCGTCGAAGAAGACTTGGCCCACTGCGAGGACGAGGGCGTGCGCCACGATTCGAATCCCGCGAAGGTCTCCCAGAAGGCCAAGGACCGCGGGAAGAACCAAATCGGCAGTCTCGGGTCTGGCAACCACTTCCTCGAAGTTCAGCGCGTGACCGACACGTATCTGGACGACGTGGCCGACGCCTACGGACTCGAAGAGGACCAAATCGTCGTCCTCATCCACTGCGGGAGTCGCGGGTTGGGCCATCAGGTGTGTACCGACTACCTGCGGGACATCGAGAAGGCCCACGCGGGCCTGCTGAACCAGTTGCCCGACAAGGAACTCGCCGCCGCGCCCGCGGGGAGCCACCTCGCCGAGGACTACTACGACGCGATGTGCGCCTGCATCAACTTCGCGTGGGTGAACCGCCAACTCATCATGCACCGCGTCCGGCAGGTGTTCGAGAAGGTGTTCGGCCGCGACTGGGAGTCGATGGAAATGGACCTGCTCTACGACGTGGCCCACAACATCGCCAAGAAGGAGACCCACACCGTGGAAGACGGCGAAGAGAGGGAGTTGTACGTCCACCGGAAGGGGGCGACTCGCGCGTTCCCCGCGGGCCACGAGGAAGTTCCCGGCGCGTACCTCGACGTGGGTCAGCCGATCATCATTCCGGGGAGCATGGGCGCGGGAAGCTACGTTCTCCGGGGCGGCGAGGAGTCGATGGACCTCACCTTCGGTTCGACGGCCCACGGCGCTGGCCGGACGATGAGTCGCACGCAGGCCAAGAAGGACTACTGGGGCGGCGACGTGCAGGACGAACTCGAACAGGAACACATCTACGTCAAGGCCCAGAGCGGCGCGACGGTCGCCGAGGAAGCGCCGGGCGTCTACAAGGACGTGGACGAGGTGGTTCGGGTCTCAGACGCGCTGGGAATCGGCGACAAGGTGGCCCGGACGTTCCCGGTGTGCAACATCAAGGGGTGACTCGGACGAAGCGAACCCGCCGACCCCCTTGCCCGGAAGTTGATACGTCGGCCCACCGATTTTCCGAGCGATGGCTCTGTTCGAAGCACTCCTCGTCTTCTTCGTCGGGTTCGTCTCGGGGAGCGTGGTCCGGTGGTTCGCGGGTCTGGCCGCAATCGTCGCCCTCGTCCTCGTCGTCCTCGGGACCACGACGCCCGACATCGCCCTCGTGAACCAAATCGTGGACCGGTACTACCTCGGCAACGAACTGCTGTTCATCTCGGGGTTCCTGTTCGGCATCGACGCCAAACCGACGAAGGAGGTCGTGGTCGAGCGCCGCACCGCCGAGTAGGGAGACGGAAGTACCGTCGTTTCGGCATCGTTAGTAATCGTTAGACGCGTATTTTCAACGCTAAAGCAAACGAGATTGTGTCCGAATCGGCGAGGACCGAGCGTTCGTCTCGGCCCTCGCCGTCGGCCAAACGTGGACCGACGCGCCGCCAGAGCGTAGCGGGTCGTCGGGCCGAGCGCGGCGGGACCGCGGCCGAGTTCGGACCGGGGCGCTCGCATAAGTTATACCGATTATTTTCTTACCCATCCCGTTTCCAACCCTATGGATTTATATAGATACGGCCCGTAGTATGTAGTACGCATGAACTACTACGACCTCATTCTCGGTCTGATTCCGCTCGCGCTCCTCGGCCTGACTGCCGTCCTCA
It contains:
- a CDS encoding RtcB family protein; the encoded protein is MPDGHQGYGFPVGGVAGIDAEEGCISPGAVGYDINCLSGDSEVLLQDGRRREIAELASRFENESAVVAGEELTESQIRLYTETDDETVYEVETETGETVEATADHPFSTPEGMKELSELSEGDEIYTHPFEGVADEDPDEFVLLDESDFEEESQQLVRVLKERDVLPLKSTDSELAPLLKLVGFHTGDGAIGHGGQTWFYGEPADLRAIQDDIRRVGFKPSKIYSRERDHDIDGTEFTRTEHSVRSTSKAFQRLLVKLGAPEGRKVESDFTIPSYLDRLTNWQRALYLSAFFGAEMSAPSAMADKNLYCPKVSQNRTVENAEAGRRFLEKMADYLGELGIETNEIESFDTDSNRNHEMRRFRLGITNDSQNLVRFFTTVGYRYNREKRTKAVLATQYLKTKEKAIEKRERIAEKAVVLADGGTAVSEIKTQYDINGRFIERSVWSGRDGRPRPPADFPSFEEFCEATEVQENLTVKTTIDSISEAGSETVYDIGVEHDAHNFVANQFVVSNCGVRMMKTNLSYEDVRGREEELVDALFANVPSGLGGGGIVEGDIDAVDAILDRGMEWALEEGWAVEEDLAHCEDEGVRHDSNPAKVSQKAKDRGKNQIGSLGSGNHFLEVQRVTDTYLDDVADAYGLEEDQIVVLIHCGSRGLGHQVCTDYLRDIEKAHAGLLNQLPDKELAAAPAGSHLAEDYYDAMCACINFAWVNRQLIMHRVRQVFEKVFGRDWESMEMDLLYDVAHNIAKKETHTVEDGEERELYVHRKGATRAFPAGHEEVPGAYLDVGQPIIIPGSMGAGSYVLRGGEESMDLTFGSTAHGAGRTMSRTQAKKDYWGGDVQDELEQEHIYVKAQSGATVAEEAPGVYKDVDEVVRVSDALGIGDKVARTFPVCNIKG